The DNA region AGGCCATGCGGTACAGCGGATCCTTCGCCGACCGGACGAAGTCCACGAACTCCCGCTCGAAGCTCTCGCCATCCGCCAGGACGATCTCGACGTCGTCGCCGACCACGGGCGTCCCCTGCTCGCTCGTCGACAGCTCCGACCTGAACACATTCACGCTCCTAACACGCACCACCCCACCACGACGTTCCATCGTGAACGGACCACTTTCGGAGCAGTCTTCCGGGATTCGGTACGAACCGGCTGAGTCGATGGTGGCGTTCGGGCTCGGGTCGGTGGCCACGAAGGCACGTCGGGGCGGGGGTTGACCGCGATGGCCGGGAGAGTACATTGTACATAGAACATGCTCAATGCTCTCCGAGAGGCTCGCAATGGTTCTGCCGACTGTGATCGCGCTTGTCGTCGTGGCGCTGCTCGGCGTGGCGGTGCTGGTCTGGGACCGACGACGCACGCCCTTGCCGGCCGCCTCCGCGGGTGCCGCGAACCGGCATGCGGCACTCACCGCAGCAGTCGGGTGGGCGAGCCTGATCGGGGGCCTCGTGGTGGGTGCGATCGGGGTGATGATGGGCAATCTCAACCTGGGAGGTCGGACGATAGCGCTCATCCCCTGCGCCGCAGGCATCGTCTTCCTCGCGGTGCACACCGCCGGGGAGCTCACCTGGCCGCGCCCACGCGGTGAGGTTCGCGTGGCTCGACTCGCCGTGCGAGACACCGGCGACGTCGCACCCAGCTGGCTGCGCGCGGCGCCCTGGGCGTGGGCCAGCCTGCTGACGGTCGCGCTGGTCGCGTTCGGCGCCATGGCCTACGGCCCGCGAACCATCGCCGCGACGGTGCCTGCGGGCGCCCTCGTCGGAGCCGGGCGGGCCTATGAGGTCGGGCCGTTCCCAGGGTGGTGGTACGGCGTGCCGCTGCTCATCGGGACCGCCGCGATGCTGCTTTCCACGGAGTTGGTGCTTCGGCTGATCACGTTGCGACCCGCCCTGACCGACATCCCCGCCGACTGGGACATGGCCCTGCGCCGCCGATCCGCCCGCCGCGTCCTGCGCGGCGGGCAAGCCCCGCTGGCAATGACCACGTCCGGAGTGCTCTGGGTCGCCCACCAAGCCATCGCCAGAGGCACGTCGCCCTCGGACCTGCTCGCGGGCACCTGCCTGGTGCTCGCCTGGATGGCCGCCGTCGGCGGCATCGTCGTCATGGCACTCCCCGGCCGCGACTTCCGCGCCCACCGGGCGCCGGGCCTCGCGCGCGCGCACACGGAAATGGCCGCGTGAGCCACACGCTGCGGATCGACCTGAGCAGTCCGATCCCGCACTACGAGCAGATCAGGGCGCAGATCACGGCCGGCCTCGCCGCCGGGGCTCTGCGCCCCGGCGACCGGCTGCCCACCGTCAGAGTCCTGGCCGCCGACCTCGGCATCGCGGCCGGCACCATCGCCCGGGCCTACCGCGAGCTGGAAGTCGCCGGCCTGCTCACCACCCGTCGACGCCATGGGACGGTGATCGCCCAACGCGGACCGGCACACCACCCCGACGTCGGCACCGCGACGCTGCACCTCGTCGCGGCAGCCAGAGCAGACAACATGACCG from Cellulomonas sp. KRMCY2 includes:
- a CDS encoding GntR family transcriptional regulator; this encodes MSHTLRIDLSSPIPHYEQIRAQITAGLAAGALRPGDRLPTVRVLAADLGIAAGTIARAYRELEVAGLLTTRRRHGTVIAQRGPAHHPDVGTATLHLVAAARADNMTDQEVLDLVTGALLTHPRPGHTNHVSRTSPT